The sequence GTGCATGTTATAAAGGGGGTGGGAGAAGGCTATACTCAGCAACTGAGTAAGACTCCTTCCATCACCTTGTGAAGAAATTCTGGTTTCCCCCACTTCTGCCAGGACAGGCACCTGCCACGCTGCCCTCAGGACCTCTGGCACGCCCCTCTCCTCTGTGCGCCCAGTTGGACAAGGAGTGACCCCACACAGGATCACTTGAGGTGGCTGAACTGCCACACTTATGGCAGTGCCCGTACCACAAGGGGGATGCAGATTTTTAGGACATCCACAGTTATTTTGAATACGTCCAATTTGCTTGAAACCAAACAAAAGTCAGGAGTCATCAGGTGAAAACACCGTGCAGCAAAAGGCACCTCTTCTTTGGGTGAGATTTGCCTGCAAGTCATGCTGCACTCAGCAATTCCCAGATGGCAGAACCAAAGggctaaagaaaaatatgagaacTGGCTAAAGAGAAAGATGAGAACCACAGGCAGTTTTCAGATAGGTATTGCACTCTGCAAGAGAAATAGGAAAGGATGAGACTGATCTCTAGTCACTCCAATGCTTACTCTTCTGTGTTGCTGTTCAGTACTCTTATAATCCTTAGCTCCTGAAAAAAGACAATACTGTGCTTATGAGCTGCTAGAGGCTTGGGATCATATCTTAATTGCTTGCACTGGTCTctatcattttattaaaaagcaaagctttttttctacCACCGTTGAAgcgtttttgttttgttttgtttttggtttttgttttttttttttggaagcagacgtttttgctttctttaggtGTGATTGATCAAGATAACCAAAAGATCTTCAAACAAACTTGacataataaaaaagatacatacatgtatattcCATGAAAGAATTAGAATGGCATTCCACTTTTTCGTTTCATCTTTGATAGTTGTCAAAGTCATTCCCTAACAAATTCAACTAACTCAGCAGGCCTATCTGAGACAAAATCAATACAAGAAACGTAACCATCCCATTAAATACTTTCATAAAATCCCATGTAAATTCCCATTGCTAAATAATTTAGTTCAGACTCATTCTTTAAATCTAAAAGTAAAAATGGAAGAGATTAGCAGAAGCCAAACGCTAATTCAGCTGATGTACATCTTGGATGTTCCCTAGCATGCTCCACTACCAAAAATAGGAACAGTTGCTGTTCACATtgatgcatttcaaagttggatATGCATTACAGCATGTGAAAAAAGGGATTATGCTAGTCTGGAGAAGTTATCTTGATACTTGACAAGGGAACAGAAAGATACATTAGATCCTATCCTGGAGATCCAACAAACATTTCCTCTGAATTTAAACTCGTGTGAGTATCTCCGTCCCAGCTCGCATTCCTCTTGTGGTTTGGGGGAAGTAACAGACAAGTAATTAAGACAAATCTTCAGTCTTCGAACTCCCTCTTTTCTAAGAGAAGTCAAAACCTGTAAAATTTATTGGAAGCACAGCACAGGGCAAGTTTTTCATAAACTGGATACAACACAAGCATTGTCAATACCAACAAATCCACAAATCAAACCAAAGGGTCTTCACCTTTGGCACACGCAGACAGCAGTTCAGAGTTGATGACCAGTGTAGGCTGTGGCTTCTTCACTGAAGATGATGTTCTCTGCTCAGGAGTAGGACAGACTAAAGCCTGTACGCTTTGTATGTTTCCCCTTCTCCCAGACACAGTAATGATATATAGGCATTGTTTTTAAAGCCACTTTCAGATTACAAGAGATTCAAGACTTTACATCCATCTATTACTTAAACACTCTTCACAGTCTCTTGACAGTGTAACCTTTTTAGAGGACAATGTTCGAAAGGAAGATATTCCAGAGAATTAAACGTTTGGAAACAGTTCTTGCTGATAAATAAGTCACGTggatcacatttttttttcctatatccCTGATACTTTCAGCTGAAAGTTTCatgtttttccccattattaaatagcttcacagaaattCAGTTCTCTGCTTGCACCAGTCCATTATCCTCAGGCTTAGAAGAAGCTTCTGCCTTGTGAGGTTTCTGTGCTCCTTTTAAACAGTAAACAGTTATGttgcacttaaaaaataaaagtgtcatacaaaaaaataaaattttttgaATCTTGAAAATAGTGATTGTTCttcatattttccatctttcacGTCAAATTGACCACAAAGTTCTTGTCTATAAGCTTCTTCAAAAATTTCTGCTCAGCGTTGATGTCATGGTATTCATTCTAAAGAGATGTGAgggaataataattaaaagaaataaattcaacTTATTACCAGAAGCACCACTTTGTTCTCTTTCATTCTAATTACTTGTGTTGCTTGGAAGATGCTAAGAGCAGGAAGGCTCTAGGGAAAAGACTTCTTAGCATTGGCTGTAGTATGGTCTCCCAAAAAAACAGGTGAGTGAACCCATTGCTCAAAACTACACTAGACTTTCTATTAGGACACAAACCAAACCCGTAGGACAGAAGTCCTTCCTTTACTAactctcccagctcctccctggGCTTATAGGCAACAGCAGCATAACGACATTTACAACACAAGCAGTCAGAAAATGAGTAATTCTCCAAGCTCAACCCAGGTTCTCAAAGAGCACACGAGACATTTGTAGCTTGAATGTGTCCTGCCAGTCAGCTCTAACAACCCCAAACCAACCCATTTTCAGTGCTCTCTCATGCAGGGCCCCAGATAATCAAGAGACCACTGAGGTTAGTGGAGGAGAGCACAAGGAAATCCAAAACATCCACTGGGGACTACAGGGAATTCAAAGAACCTCGTGCTTCAGATAAGCTTACTGGACACAGAATccaaaaagttaaaatgaattCAGAGTAAATGCTCTATAAAAGATCATACACGTAGCATTGAGTTCTAACATCCTATACCACAGAATCACTGATAATGTTTCTGTTTCAAGTTTTGAGATTTTAGGAAAGTTATAAATGTCTATTCAACTAGTGATCAACCTTACTCAAGCCTTAGGTATAttgggaaaaaagaaggaaaaaaaaagcaaagcacctGTAGAGAAGAACCTGAAAGTGACCGTAAGTGCAGTGTCAGAGGAAAATTATCTCAGAGCAGAGGGCATGTAGGACTCCTCAGAGAGACTTGAGAGGCTCCTATGGACATTGCCCCATACTACATTTTCaagaaagggaggaggaaagaaaataagccCCACTTGGAACCAACACACTATACTAGGTGTGCATATGGATGAGCAAACTGTTCACACTGATGTAAAGGGCCGAGACTGAGATGCTCAGAGTACAGAGCTGAAGGCAAGAGCCgagacattaaagaaaatagaggCACAGCTGTAGAAAAACACTTctctgcaggaggagaaggcaCTCCTGATGTctgccagcctcctgctgcttccttccctggTGAGTTGTGGCTTCCACCTCCTGGAAGCACTTCCCTCTCTTCCTATCCCTCTGTAAGAGCTACTTTTCAATTCTGAAATTCAGCTCTTTCCTCAACTGCAAGTTTATAGGTTTTAACTCCTTCACTTCTTTCTTATTAAAGAAATTTGGCAACTAAGACAAGTTTTCCAAGTAGCtgccaaagaaaaagaacttaAACAAGAACAGTGCCTATTCATGTTCTGACAGTGCTAACAAATATGCCTCTACAAACAAGAGTTGCGTAGCCTAGGAAGAACATcattaaagcaaaacagagcacaCAAATGATGACGTTGCAGAATAAGGTGTAGCTCAAGAGACAAATATTACCcacatttttcagaaacaaaagcagagatgtGAGTTTAAGCAACGTTAACCCATGAGCAGCTGAACCAGTAGAAGATGGGAGGCCTTTCTAACCTGCAGTCCATGCTTTTATCTAATTGCATTGCCTTCCTCACTTATCAGCAGTATTTCTCAAAGCATGCCCCTCAGCATAAACAAGTGCACCTTACCTGCATCATCTGAGACATTGTATCATTGCCATAGTAGTGCAAAGAACTGTTTCTGTCAGTGAAGTCGTACTTGAAGCCTGCCAGGTGAACTTCATGACAAATGTGAAATGCTAGTGTAATGGCAATTAGCCCCGTTGTTGGGTGCTTAGGTTTCTAAAAGAGAACACAAACAACATGCATGCATAATTAACTGGCAGCTTGATGTGAACAgcaaagctaagaaaaaaggcagcagaaaccAGGAAGCCTAGCTCTTCTacatacattttgttttggggTTGGATCCCCTCCTGTCCCATAAAGGAGTAAGGTGCTGCCTGCCGCTTTTCCATGACCAGGGTACCTGCTGCATCAGCCTTCCCTTaggttttctgcttttctagcAAGGGCTGAGCCTGTACTGTAGCTCTTCCCTCAGCAGAGGCATCAGTAAGGTCCTGCCACCACTCCACTCAGCAACCTACTTTCACCAAACCAGTCAGACTTCTATATATTGGAGACAGTTTCTCCTCAATCAAATGTGACGGAGTTATCAGATACGTTCAGAAAGTTTCTAGATGACTAAGATCCCAGTGAACAGAATATGACATgtctcaaatctttttttttatcaccAAACCAAAAATGTGCACTACAGCTGCATTAACTTGGCTACGTTTGAACTTTTTCAGCAGGGAAATTCATGAAAAGGCAGCTTTAGATCTTCCCccaatattttcattagaagAAAGGACACTGTAGATAAAATTGCTTGTGTCTCCCTACAGTAAGAAAGTTCAGAAGTAAATGCAACTTAAAATACCAAGAGCAGGCGATAAACAGGTTTTAATCGTGCAAACTTAAGAGCATCTAACTgaagattttcatttcttacaaGACCAGAGAACTCTTTGGAAGCATCATGTACATTTTATGATAACAGACATGACTCTTTTAGCAGCAGCTAAAATGCTCTAAGGAAGTAATTGAGGCAAGGTTTGTACGCAGAGGTAATTTCTTTCATCATACCAACTGATTaatcttaaaggaaaaattcCCTGTAAGTGGGTAAAACTTTCAGGCAGACGTGCCAGTCTTGGCTAAAATAACAGTTTTATCAGAGACCAAATGAACTGAACACTTTCAGTAGTTGCAGTCAAACCCTAAAGTGAGCACAAAATCACCTTCTTTTTTGAATTCTTACTCAAGGCTTAGATCATTTGcctctgaaaacaaagcaggcaAACCAGCAGTAGATAATTCTGCACAGAGAGAAGGCAGAACTCAGTGACACAAAAATAGTTCTTTGTATTATATGATAAAGGAACAAATCCCCAGGGAAAAGTTACTAACAACTCTTTAATTAGCTCTCCtaattaaaatcacagaattgaacTATCTTttacgtgattttttttttcttgtacctTTTTACAGCTTTTGGGGTACTCAAAAAATGACATTGACTTAAAACGCGCACCACTGCCCAGGGTTTCTGCCAATTAGCAAAACAGCTTTCCACCCTGGGGGGTCCAATACCATAAACTTAGTGGTGCACCTGTTGCAACATCCACATTAAATAGTCCCCTGAAATTATGACAGGCATGTTACCTGTCAGAATTAGTCTTATTTGGAAAGCTCAGGAATACCACAGGTTGCAAACTAGTTCTATTTACCCTTGTCTATCATAAATATACAGTTCACCTCAAAGGAATGTAGTAATTATTATAATAGacctacttttaaaatacattttcatgctTTAAGCATGCTCTTTTGTCCAACCAAACCTCAAAGGAAGTTCTTATCAAACAAACTGATTTTCTGTGGATCCTGCCAAGCAGAACTGCTATTACTGACTGCAGATCCTGGCTTGCCCTAGCAATATCCACAGATCTTGGCCTGCAATGAATTTCGTTCAGCCAGTCGCGTTCAGTGGGAACAGGCATAGTGCTGCAATGACTCTAACACTTTTTGACTTtactgctgctggggaagcacATTTGATTTTACAGTTGTTCTTCCCAGCTCTGTTAATACCATCATATTTGCtgccagagaaacagaaatgcttgcAGGACTAAGCACAAATGCACACCCAGGGAATATAATGTTTGCTTAATGGTAAAGGCAGCGACAGTAACAGCTGCCTTTGGCATCTTTTCAGGCAGAGGGGGCCGAAACATAGGACAACATAGGCAGCAGTAGCCCCCCACGCCTCCACCCCAGGGATGCGCTCTAAATACAGAGAGCTCCAAACTGGGTCCTGCAACAGACCACCCAACATGAACCCCGACTTAACTGAGCTGCTACGCATCAACTGTGCCAGAGCGACTGCAGATGTGCAGGCTCCAAGCCAGCCACAGCCTGCCTCTGTGTGATGGGAGAAGTGAGGACAAGTACACCTGGGCTCAGTTGTTGCTGCTGTCTGGGACACGGGGCTGTAAAACCCTGGGAATAGAGcaagaggaagcagaagaggcagaaagGGGTACCTATATCCTACCATAGAcatgctctgctccagctccaaTCAGGGGCACCCAGCAAGcaggagagaaacaaagaacatACACATTACTCAAAAGGACTGAGCAGCCTGCACCCGTGTATCAGCTCCAGGACACCACACACATCTGCTTGGCTCACTGACAGCACCAGCTTCACTTTTACTTCCACTGAGAGGAGCAGTACAGGAAAGGACAGAAGAGATTTCTGGAATCATGAAAGCCATGGATGCTCTGTGGCCCTTTAGGAGATCAATAAGCTTCCAACTTCTGTGCTGCCCTCTTCTCACTCTCAGCTGAAGAGCTGAAATGCCACGGAGCCCTGGCAAGCATGCGGAGCCCTGGCAAGCATGCAGCCAAACTGGGAATTCCAGTTTGAGAGTTCATAGGGGAGACAAAGACACTACtagacttaaaaaataaataagtcaacaataacaaaaaaaaaacaccaaaaaaacacacacaagaaaacaaacaacaaaccacaaaacaactCCCTCAAACATTAGAAAGATTAAACTGGAAAACAGTTGTGGTAGATACTCCGCAGTAGCAGCTTGTCAGAAGTTTCCATGTGTGTCAGTTTGCTGATCCTGATGAAGCAGCTCCATGCAATGACTGTGACCCAAGAGAACTGCATTTGTACAAGCATTTCTGTTAAACAGCACATGGTCAGTCCTGACTGCACAAGGGACGTCTCCAACTTGAAGCCTTACCTTTCATCAAAAAACATTCTTCAGCCAGAAGCTgacagttaaaatattttgtttgtttgttttttaatatatccaAATTGTTGGTTAACTCATTACTTAGCTTGGCATCAAATCAGTAAGTACAAGAATGGTGTTAGATCTACATCATTAGAGCAGGTCTGGAATATCCTGTATGTTCCCCAGTTCCTACCCACCCCCAGCAGAATAAATTGCAGCAAtgttaaaattactgtttttatttgtttgtttttaagaaaaaagcccTACGTTTAGTAATTCAAAACGCCTTAATATTTCTAGAGGCTCTTCAGATCCATCGTGTTCCAATGCCTGTCTGCTTTTCCCAATttgtaaaaggaaatgagaCAATATTTGTAGACAGAGATAGTTAATACTAATTATTGAACCCATAAATAGAGATTTTGGCTTACAAGACTAGACACTTTCTGAACTccattttctcatcttttttttttatttctccgAACATCACCTAAACCTAAGCTTATGCAATAAGAACCTGAAAGATGTTCTAACACAGTCCCCctataataatgaaataattatttcttcgGTGGCATGTAACTAAAAgctaaaaaagaagaaagcttacCTCTTTTTTGGGAAACCTTGTTGGGAAATGAAGCCAATCGTAAGCTGTTTTTCTGGTGATGCTGGGATCAAGAATCCTGATTTGATTAGATTTGTATATCATGTTCAGAGCTGGTTTCTTCCAAAAGCCTTTAGCACTCTGTAACAGGCAAGTAACCACACATTTTTAACTGCTATACACAGTTGAATTTGTTTTGGTAGCAACTCTAATTCTAGCCAAAGCAAAATCCAAAAGCAGCACtttgaggaagaagaaaaggaacgTTGAACCTCCTAGACAGAATTCAGTAAGAGTATGTGCCAAATTGTGCTCCTGCAACAGGACAAacccctgctgcagcagaggttAGGGTTGGTTGGCTGGCAAGCATCTTCGCAGAAAAGTCCCTGGTGGACAACATGCACCAGCACTGTGCCCTGGAGGCAACAAATGCTTATGTACTTGGCTCCTTTAACAAGAGCATATGGAGCAAGTAGACCAGTGATCTCTCTCAAGTACTTTGAACTGAGCCTGCCTGTGGTCTCACAAACACCATTTTGGGTTCCTCCCagccccagtacaagagagagcATCGAACTGGGGCAAATTCAATAGAGGGTCACTAAAATGAGTAGAGGGCCAGGGCACATGTCGTGCAAGAAGGGTCTGAGGAGTGTGGTTTTTTTCAGCCCATCTTTAAATAACTGgtagaggattaaaaaaaaaaaaacgacagGATCAGACTAAGATCCTAGGGTGCACAGTGAAAGGATGAGGAGAAATTCTTTCCTGTGAAAGTAGTGCAGCACTGAAACAGAGGTTGTAGAAATATCCCTGGAAATAATTGAAACTTACCTGGACAAGGCCCTGAGAAACTGGTATAGCTTTGAGCTTGGAcccattttctttcagcaggGGTTTTGGACTTAAGACCTCCAAAGAGAGGTCCCTTAAAAAAACTATTCTGTAATTTCACCAGGTGCGCAGGATAAAATAACCTCGGAAATGGCTGGAGCACGTGCATCAGAATATGAAATGGTGCTAGAAcaagataaatatatttctgagaAGGTAACTGCTTTGGGGCGAACAACCAAATTGAATGTACGAGTGAGAAAGAACAGAGGCATACAAAGGAAAGGGAAACTGAATAGACTGAATGGGAGATCCAGCATTCTTCCCAGCCAGGACAGCTAAggttaaaagcaaaacacatacATCTCATAGGAGATGTATCTGTTTTGTGTGGCAAGCAGAGTGCAAAattgcataaatatttaaactcaCAATTTTCTGACCGCCTAGTATCTCCCAAAGCCACTTTAAGTCACGTGGTTTGAAGACGATGATCACAACAGTTGTATTGGGGTCGTAGTGGATCGGATCTGAGAAGATGGATTCTGGGTAAGAAAGGCGGAAAGTTGTCCTTCTCCCAACATCCTCTTCATACCCTATAACAGGGCCATTATTCATTCTGCAGAAGACAGAGATGCAGAGATTGCAATGACTACCCCACACATCTGTCCTTTCTATGTGTGGTTGGCACACACAGAAGTCTGCAAGGCAGGCAGCACATCCAGGCATGCAAGGGGTTAGGGGCCCAGTGTTCACTTATCACATTACACAGTTGATGAGCAATTATCAGGTGCCTCCTGCATCACCTGCTAACATAGAGGGATCAAGTACATATGGGAACTTGGCCAAGGTGGTTTAGAGTACAACTGCATGATTACTCATAATGTGTCACTTCAGCAGACACTTTCCAATTTTAAATCAATCACAGCAACTGGAGAAAAACTAAGAATATCTTGCTTGAAAAATTACCAGCTGCTCCATTCACATTACTAGATGACCTGATTCCCACAAAAGACAATTCAAGAGTGTTTTAATACTCTTCACTGTCTACAGCATATGGCAACAGGGATTATGACTGCATATATGATGCTGATACATATTTATAGcgctttttgttttaatagttcCTGTACAGCTGCCACTGCTTTGTGTTACAACACATTAGTAAGCAGCAGGCAGGTAGCCTCTTCTGGGTAAGGTCTCTTTTGCTCTGAGGTGCCAAAGGAGCTGTGTTTAACTCTCCATCTTGCAGTTTTTGCTTGACAGCTGTGTTGCATATTCTTTGGAGTACTCAGGCATACTTCGGTCTGCTAACACAACTGACTGCTCACAATAGGAGGTATGTTGGTTGGGAAcaaatgttttacaaaataaGGCAGGTAGacaaaagaacatttcaaaGCTTTAATCACAACAAGTTATTAAATACAGAATGCAAACATCACCTCTTTGTTcattcacagtaaaaaaaaaatgcatactgtATTTCTGAAGCAATTTTGGTTTTAGAACTGCCCATTTTTAAATGCGTGACACCGGCACATGTAAAGATTCCCATTTTAAGAAGAGCTAATAGATGTTCAGGAGCTTTTAAATTGAAGGATTAAATCCAAATACTTGaaataagttaaaaataattcatggaGCTTCCTTGCATCACTGACAGCAAAGTAACAATGAGGTTCAGACAATATTGAAGCAGAAACTGAAATGGCAAAGGTTTTAATGAAAGAGGGTTCAGGCACATCATCTGACAAGATACCTACTGGCAGAAAGGCCATGTTATTGGTTACTATGTCAGTTTCTGTAGAGAAGAAAcggatgattttttaaaaattcttattaTTCAGAAAATACTGTTATAATTAGCTAAATAGTCCATTTCAGCTTGCTTGGCATTAGAACATCCCCACACACCAACACACCCACACACCCTGAGCACTTTTTCAGTTTCCCTGATCTAAATACCTCTCCTCCAGATCCCAGCACCCTCTGGTATGCTTCCAGTACAAGCTAACATGTTTGAGGAAGAGATAGACGCTAACATCATGCTCCAGATGACACGTGCCTTGAGGTGGACTTCACAGTGTGTTACTTTTAATCCACTCCAAGCAATGCATGTGCTAGCACAAAGGAAAGACAGGCATGGTGTGGAAAGTAAGAGGCAGGGCTGCCCAGGATGCTGGCTCACAGCAAGGGGCACATACAGGGCTCTGGACTGTCACATACCCAGACCCATCTCTGATAGCAGCATCTTGCATGCATGTATCCATCCATGAAACAGAATGCACACATTGTTCCTCCCTTGCATCTGTctaataaaactgattttttttttttaaggatgtaACAGAATAATGGGAGCttttatgcattttcatttgtatattAACTGAACTATAAAGCTACTGGCTTACAACAGAAGTTTGTAACTCCCCAtatgtgaagaaaatgaaaaataaatactatttacCTTATTATCACATCATATGAGtcaattttttcccctaacGTCTTATTTCGAAGTACTCCTCCGTTACCGACCACAACACACCGTCGACAGGAAACGCTGCAGAACAAACACAACTTTAATATGCATTACACCCCCTGTTTCAATATTGTAATTAACATAGCTGCCTCACGAGCATTTAGCTGATTTAGTTATTAACAACCAGCGTACTGTATCATTGACACTCCTCGTCTACTACACAGGAGCACAGATCCTGTTTCTCACactaaatttttcaaaattgggctacactttttttttttttttaggaacaCAAAAGCCAGGAAATGGCTGTTCCTGTGCAAAACAGTAACTACATGTTGGTTTTCTAGCGGTTTGTTGTTTAAAACATATATAGCTAGTTTGTGATGTGTCTGCCACTCAGTAAACCATCTTCCACAACACTTCAGATTTTTCCTAGTCTACCAACTGGGATAGTTTTCCCAGATTCGCTCTAAATCAAATTAAGATGCTCCTGCAAAATTGCACAACTCCACAACTCGAGACCTCTAATAAAAGCGACAGTGACAAGATTTAGGTTTACAATCTAGTTTACAAACCTCTGAATTGTACGAGTAAAAATGACAAACAATGTCTCTTTACACAAATATAATGCTGTTGAATTTTCTCCATCTACTTAGGAAGTGCTGTCTAACTTATGTAAGCAT comes from Anser cygnoides isolate HZ-2024a breed goose chromosome 1, Taihu_goose_T2T_genome, whole genome shotgun sequence and encodes:
- the ST3GAL6 gene encoding type 2 lactosamine alpha-2,3-sialyltransferase isoform X1; the protein is MKRILLFFILAAAVMYGILHGNLWRNNLYWISFYGQTSSVRAPSSNEASGVTQLLPTAVERRNMLDTCLLKPAFESLLDVDKIYPFLCANDFIRAAEFHGSDKFELPYGIKRAEQFFRLALSRLQNCGLSNEDDSVSCRRCVVVGNGGVLRNKTLGEKIDSYDVIIRMNNGPVIGYEEDVGRRTTFRLSYPESIFSDPIHYDPNTTVVIIVFKPRDLKWLWEILGGQKISAKGFWKKPALNMIYKSNQIRILDPSITRKTAYDWLHFPTRFPKKELEQSMSMKPKHPTTGLIAITLAFHICHEVHLAGFKYDFTDRNSSLHYYGNDTMSQMMQNEYHDINAEQKFLKKLIDKNFVVNLT
- the ST3GAL6 gene encoding type 2 lactosamine alpha-2,3-sialyltransferase isoform X5, with amino-acid sequence MHGGRVLTVLKPPSGLPVMKRILLFFILAAAVMYGILHGNLWRNNLYWLLPTAVERRNMLDTCLLKPAFESLLDVDKIYPFLCANDFIRAAEFHGSDKFELPYGIKRAEQFFRLALSRLQNCGLSNEDDSVSCRRCVVVGNGGVLRNKTLGEKIDSYDVIIRMNNGPVIGYEEDVGRRTTFRLSYPESIFSDPIHYDPNTTVVIIVFKPRDLKWLWEILGGQKISAKGFWKKPALNMIYKSNQIRILDPSITRKTAYDWLHFPTRFPKKELEQSMSMKPKHPTTGLIAITLAFHICHEVHLAGFKYDFTDRNSSLHYYGNDTMSQMMQNEYHDINAEQKFLKKLIDKNFVVNLT
- the ST3GAL6 gene encoding type 2 lactosamine alpha-2,3-sialyltransferase isoform X6; translated protein: MHGGRVLTVLKPPSGLPVMKRILLFFILAAAVMYGILHGNLWRNNLYWISFYGQTSSVRAPSSNEASGVTQLLPTAVERRNMLDTCLLKPAFESLLDVDKIYPFLCANDFIRAAEFHGSDKFELPYGIKRAEQFFRLALSRLQNCGLSNEDDSVSCRRCVVVGNGGVLRNKTLGEKIDSYDVIIRMNNGPVIGYEEDVGRRTTFRLSYPESIFSDPIHYDPNTTVVIIVFKPRDLKWLWEILGGQKISAKGFWKKPALNMIYKSNQIRILDPSITRKTAYDWLHFPTRFPKKELEQSMSMKPKHPTTGLIAITLAFHICHEVHLAGFKYDFTDRNSSLHYYGNDTMSQMMQNEYHDINAEQKFLKKLIDKNFVVNLT
- the ST3GAL6 gene encoding type 2 lactosamine alpha-2,3-sialyltransferase isoform X2; the protein is MKRILLFFILAAAVMYGILHGNLWRNNLYWISFYGQTSSVRAPSSNEASGVTQLLPTAVERRNMLDTCLLKPAFESLLDVDKIYPFLCANDFIRAAEFHGSDKFELPYGIKRAEQFFRLALSRLQNCGLSNEDDSVSCRRCVVVGNGGVLRNKTLGEKIDSYDVIIRMNNGPVIGYEEDVGRRTTFRLSYPESIFSDPIHYDPNTTVVIIVFKPRDLKWLWEILGGQKISAKGFWKKPALNMIYKSNQIRILDPSITRKTAYDWLHFPTRFPKKEKPKHPTTGLIAITLAFHICHEVHLAGFKYDFTDRNSSLHYYGNDTMSQMMQNEYHDINAEQKFLKKLIDKNFVVNLT
- the ST3GAL6 gene encoding type 2 lactosamine alpha-2,3-sialyltransferase isoform X3, with translation MKRILLFFILAAAVMYGILHGNLWRNNLYWLLPTAVERRNMLDTCLLKPAFESLLDVDKIYPFLCANDFIRAAEFHGSDKFELPYGIKRAEQFFRLALSRLQNCGLSNEDDSVSCRRCVVVGNGGVLRNKTLGEKIDSYDVIIRMNNGPVIGYEEDVGRRTTFRLSYPESIFSDPIHYDPNTTVVIIVFKPRDLKWLWEILGGQKISAKGFWKKPALNMIYKSNQIRILDPSITRKTAYDWLHFPTRFPKKELEQSMSMKPKHPTTGLIAITLAFHICHEVHLAGFKYDFTDRNSSLHYYGNDTMSQMMQNEYHDINAEQKFLKKLIDKNFVVNLT
- the ST3GAL6 gene encoding type 2 lactosamine alpha-2,3-sialyltransferase isoform X4, which translates into the protein MKRILLFFILAAAVMYGILHGNLWRNNLYWLLPTAVERRNMLDTCLLKPAFESLLDVDKIYPFLCANDFIRAAEFHGSDKFELPYGIKRAEQFFRLALSRLQNCGLSNEDDSVSCRRCVVVGNGGVLRNKTLGEKIDSYDVIIRMNNGPVIGYEEDVGRRTTFRLSYPESIFSDPIHYDPNTTVVIIVFKPRDLKWLWEILGGQKISAKGFWKKPALNMIYKSNQIRILDPSITRKTAYDWLHFPTRFPKKEKPKHPTTGLIAITLAFHICHEVHLAGFKYDFTDRNSSLHYYGNDTMSQMMQNEYHDINAEQKFLKKLIDKNFVVNLT